A region of candidate division WOR-3 bacterium DNA encodes the following proteins:
- a CDS encoding cell division protein ZapA: MKTFVLNVLGSDYKIKADRDGAYIYQVGKIVDEKMKQIHKQFPQGSLARTAVVSCINLVDEFLTKEQENEAKLKSRIYQLIEKLERVV; this comes from the coding sequence ATGAAAACTTTTGTTTTGAATGTTTTAGGCAGTGACTATAAAATTAAAGCCGATCGAGACGGCGCTTATATTTATCAAGTTGGTAAGATTGTTGATGAGAAGATGAAACAGATTCATAAACAGTTTCCTCAAGGTTCGTTAGCTCGCACCGCGGTGGTCTCTTGTATTAACCTGGTTGACGAATTCTTAACTAAAGAACAAGAAAATGAAGCGAAATTAAAGTCTCGAATCTATCAGCTCATTGAAAAATTGGAACGAGTTGTCTGA